A single Plasmodium yoelii strain 17X genome assembly, chromosome: 10 DNA region contains:
- a CDS encoding PIR protein, protein MDRYMCSVFQYITKNLEYDSKDGKYNFKDDRDFTMYCTDGTCKEEIDKISAACLYFFDQFFKDNSVAKSNVNIVEYIMIWLSYMLIQTQSRENNSLNKFYTKHIKNGDQYKNNIEGVTAYKNYKDIIDKNDYFLSMDKSIISKLYDALTSLCSMYFNDDGHDPNCDQCKKAANTFVERYEETIKDPNISKNGLYRKILSILYTLSNDYDNLKKKNNDSSSLPSIKTKIYMPIYGFPSLIFLIENNFYILLLIFGTIILFIGIYYKYSLSGFRNRLKNQYLRKKLKKMKKEWTINI, encoded by the exons ATGGATAGGTATATG tgTAGTGTCTTCCAGTATATAACGAAGAATTTAGAATATGATTCGAAGgatggaaaatataattttaaagatGATAGAGATTTCACAATGTATTGTACTGATGGAACATGTAAAGAGGAAATCGATAAAATTAGTGCTgcatgtttatatttttttgatcaATTCTTTAAGGATAATTCTGTTGCAAAAAGTAACGTCAATATTGTTgaatacattatgatatggttaagttatatgttaatacaAACCCAAAGTCGAGAAAACAACAGtctaaataaattttatactaaacatataaaaaatggcgaccagtataaaaataatatagaagGTGTTACtgcttataaaaattataaggatattatagataaaaatgattattttttaagtatggATAAGAgcattatatctaaattatatgatgcattaaCATCATTATGTAGTATGTATTTTAACGATGATGGACACGACCCAAATTGCGATCAATGTAAGAAAGCTGCAAATACGTTTGTTGAAAGATATGAAGAAACTATCAAAGATCCTAATATTAGTAAAAATGGTTTATATCGTAAAATATtatctattttatatactttatcaaatgattatgataatttaaaaaagaaaaataacgATAGTTCATCCTTGCCATCGATAAAAACAAAGATTTATATGCCAATATATGGATTTCCATCATTAATTTTCTTGATagaaaacaatttttatatacttttattgaTTTTTGGTACAATAATACTTTTTATAGGAATTTATTATAAG tattcgttatctGGATTTCGGAATCGACTTAAAAATCAATATTTAAggaaaaaactaaaaaaaatgaagaaggaATGGaccattaatatatga
- a CDS encoding fam-a protein — MNKFYIQILFFLLIISLYGNNKALATEVAPKTGAKPKSIRYTKPKSIRYTKPKSKKHEKPKSKKSYPANDNTEEIYEQNKHLLHPDIMEHINARNFMRDALVQLEYHANSRAYYKLFCRNYDYHMLFYKKKFRGHTKIQKVEYIIDDPNQYNEIINEVWDPNSDNYFYAGSVKRKIVRVYNRNLVMIQQRCKQWSWSREKYFYAIAAKYKISENKTIFVMASANIIDHNRKNNKYFENEIVESANIFQAEIDSEDDIRNGELKKMFVNLSGYIFEKRKNHIYITYVDSNDEHGSI, encoded by the exons atgaataaattttatattcaaattttgttttttcttttaatcaTATCCCTATATGGGAATAATAAAGCTCTTGCAACTGAAGTTGCTCCAAAAACAGGTGCAAAACCCAAATCAATAAGATATACAAAACCAAAATCGATAAGATATACAAAACCCAAATCaaaaaaacatgaaaaacccaaatcaaaaaaatcgTATCCTGC cAACGACAATACagaagaaatatatgaacaaaacAAGCACCTATTACATCCCGATATCATGGAACATATAAATGCGCGCAATTTTATGAGAGATGCTTTAGTACAATTAGAATATCATGCTAATAGTAGAgcttattataaattattttgtagAAATTATGATTATCATAtgcttttttataaaaaaaaatttcgaGGTCATACAAAAATTCAAAAAgttgaatatataattgatgaTCCGAATCAG tataatgaaataataaacgAGGTATGGGATCCAAATAGTgacaattatttttatgcagGCTCGGTTAAAA GAAAAATTGTCCGAGTATACAATCGAAATTTAGTAATGATACAGCAACGTTGCAAACAATGGTCGTGGTCTcgtgaaaaatatttttatgctatAGCTGCAAAATATAAA ataTCAGAAAACAAAACTATATTTGTCATGGCTTCAGCAAATATAATTGATCACAACcgtaaaaataacaaatattttgaaaatgaaatagTAGAAAGTGCAAATATATTCCAAGCTGAAATTGATTCTGAAGATGATATTAGAAATggagaattaaaaaaaatgtttgttAACTTAAGTGGAtacatttttgaaaaaagaaagaacCATATTTATATCACCTATGTCGACTCT aaTGATGAACATGGTTccatttaa
- a CDS encoding fam-a protein has protein sequence MNKGYIKIALALLSLAGYTQNVTFATVHPSDVTISANPAPKKPLFEEFPELACEDLDEALVALDHANDASEFLIKLSETGIDDYSTHSTENGDKIIYSKKIGNMDIGRLHLTIPSASNYSNVLRKLWDFNHNKKPDEKFINGKLARVYCNYLIVLEKLSIDPNYTPLTKNYALAAKVKKSNDTTVILCPSRALNYLGQIDDETDMKEMLENTQSIETDIDPEEALTKLGTNIAGFVVKKGDDNVQVTYINAIYDSSNSTDFTNDKKERGLAYTNILSLAQRI, from the exons atgaataaaggCTATATTAAGATTGCTTTGGCACTTTTAAGTCTCGCAGGATACACACAAAATGTAACATTTGCAACTGTACACCCTTCAGATGTTACTATTAGCGCCAACCCCGCCCCCAAAAAACCATT ATTTGAAGAGTTCCCAGAATTGGCATGTGAAGACCTTGATGAAGCTTTAGTAGCATTGGATCACGCAAACGATGCttcagaatttttaataaaactttcTGAGACAGGTATAGACGATTATTCGACCCATTCTACAGAAAATGgagataaaattatatattctaagaaaattggaaatatggATATTGGAAGACTTCATCTTACGATCCCATCTGCCTCTAAC taCTCTAACGTATTAAGGAAACTCTGGGATTTCAATCATAACAAAAAACCCGATGAAAAGTTTATTAAtg gaaaGCTTGCTCGTGTATACTGCAATTATTTAATCGTGCTTGAAAAACTTAGCATAGATCCTAATTATACACCTCTCACAAAAAATTATGCTTTAGCCGCAAAAGTTAAA AAATCAAATGACACAACTGTAATTCTTTGTCCTTCAAGAGCTCTAAATTATCTTGGTCAAATCGATGATGAAACTGATATGAAAGAAATGTTAGAAAATACACAATCAATCGAAACTGACATAGATCCTGAGGAAGCATTAACCAAATTGGGTACTAACATAGCCGGATTTGTAGTTAAAAAAGGGGACGATAACGTTCAAGTTACTTATATCAACGCT ATTTATGACAGTAGTAATTCTACCGACTTTACCAACGATAAAAAAGAGAGAGGACTTGCATATACAAATATCCTAAGCTTAGCACAACGCATTTGA